Proteins encoded within one genomic window of Solibaculum mannosilyticum:
- a CDS encoding heavy metal translocating P-type ATPase: MKFQIMHESNGRIRVKMIQPRMTLDQADLLEAYLQTLDGVYRVTVHERTCCAVVWYRSSREELIGHISRFSYENHKELAPLHSSRALNRAYEEKLVGMVIFKAIRSLFFPAPLRMAFAIVKSIPYLFRGLRCLLRGKLHVELLDGLSIGISIARRDFGTASSVMFLLKLGELLEEWTHKKSVDDLARCMSLNIDRVWLKTSSSEVLTPLSQIKTGDHIAVHMGGLIPLDGVIEEGEVMVNQASLTGESIPVPKRPGMTVYAGTVVEEGECVLLVQQQSGDGRYDKIVAMIEQSEKLKSAAENKASNLADRLVPYTLAGSVLTGLLTRNITRALSVLMVDFSCALKLAMPLAVLSAMREASGYHATVKGGKYLEAVAQADTIVFDKTGTLTRACPMVAQVIPFGGHSETEMLRLAACLEEHFPHSMANAVVQAARDRGLSHEEMHSQVEYLVAHGIASTVGDEKVIVGSAHFVFEDEGCTIPDGDQDRFRSLPEEYSHLYLAIGGVLAAVICISDPLRPEAAEVIQALRQLGIRKTVMLTGDSERTAAAIAAQVGVDEYRSEVLPEDKAQFVEEERAKGHKVIMLGDGINDSPALSAADVGIAISDGAAIAREIADITISADNLFELVSLWKIAMKLERRIQSNYRFVIGFNGGLIGLGAAGILPPATSAMLHNLSTLGVSLRSMTNLLDHSSQPGHPHNQ, translated from the coding sequence ATGAAATTTCAAATCATGCACGAGAGCAACGGACGCATCCGCGTAAAGATGATTCAGCCTCGGATGACTCTGGATCAAGCTGATTTGTTGGAGGCCTATTTGCAGACCTTGGACGGCGTATATCGGGTCACGGTGCACGAGAGGACTTGTTGTGCCGTCGTCTGGTACCGGTCGTCCCGGGAGGAGCTGATTGGGCATATCAGCCGATTCTCCTACGAGAATCACAAGGAATTGGCACCGCTTCACAGCAGCCGTGCACTCAATCGGGCCTATGAGGAAAAATTGGTAGGGATGGTGATTTTTAAAGCCATTCGTTCCCTCTTTTTCCCCGCCCCTCTGCGCATGGCTTTTGCTATAGTCAAATCGATCCCTTATTTGTTCCGCGGTCTTCGATGCTTATTGCGTGGAAAGCTCCATGTGGAATTGCTGGACGGCTTGTCCATCGGCATCTCCATTGCCCGCCGGGATTTCGGTACGGCCTCTTCGGTTATGTTCCTCTTAAAGCTGGGAGAGCTGTTGGAGGAATGGACTCACAAAAAATCGGTGGATGATCTGGCCCGGTGCATGTCCTTAAACATCGATCGGGTATGGCTTAAGACGTCTTCCAGCGAAGTACTCACCCCCCTCTCGCAGATCAAAACCGGCGATCATATTGCAGTCCATATGGGCGGCCTCATTCCCTTAGACGGCGTCATTGAAGAGGGGGAAGTCATGGTCAATCAGGCCTCCCTGACCGGCGAGTCGATCCCGGTGCCCAAACGTCCCGGTATGACGGTGTACGCCGGTACGGTAGTGGAGGAAGGCGAATGTGTCCTCCTGGTGCAACAGCAGTCTGGCGACGGACGCTATGATAAAATCGTGGCTATGATTGAGCAGTCGGAGAAGCTGAAATCGGCGGCGGAGAATAAGGCGTCCAATTTAGCCGACCGCCTGGTTCCTTATACTCTTGCAGGCAGCGTCCTGACCGGTCTGCTTACCCGGAACATCACACGGGCTCTGTCGGTGCTGATGGTGGACTTCTCCTGTGCCCTCAAACTGGCTATGCCCTTGGCGGTGCTTTCGGCTATGCGGGAGGCCAGTGGATATCACGCCACGGTAAAGGGCGGCAAGTATCTGGAGGCCGTCGCACAGGCCGATACCATCGTGTTCGATAAAACCGGGACCTTGACCCGAGCCTGCCCGATGGTGGCGCAGGTCATCCCCTTTGGCGGACACAGTGAAACGGAAATGTTGCGTCTGGCCGCCTGCCTGGAGGAGCATTTCCCCCATTCCATGGCCAATGCAGTGGTCCAAGCTGCCCGGGATCGGGGCCTCTCCCATGAGGAAATGCATTCTCAGGTGGAGTATCTGGTGGCCCACGGCATTGCCAGCACGGTCGGGGATGAAAAAGTGATTGTGGGAAGCGCCCATTTTGTCTTTGAGGATGAGGGGTGCACCATCCCCGATGGAGATCAGGATCGCTTCCGCTCTCTGCCGGAGGAATATTCCCATCTCTATCTGGCCATCGGCGGCGTATTGGCGGCGGTGATCTGCATTTCAGATCCCCTGCGCCCGGAAGCCGCTGAGGTCATCCAAGCGCTGCGGCAACTGGGTATCCGCAAGACCGTGATGCTCACCGGCGACAGTGAACGCACTGCTGCGGCCATCGCCGCTCAGGTGGGGGTGGACGAATATCGTTCGGAAGTCCTGCCCGAGGACAAAGCGCAGTTTGTGGAAGAGGAACGTGCCAAAGGCCACAAGGTCATCATGCTGGGAGACGGCATCAACGATTCCCCCGCCCTATCGGCGGCCGATGTGGGAATCGCCATCAGCGACGGCGCCGCTATCGCTCGTGAAATCGCCGACATCACCATCTCGGCGGACAATCTTTTTGAACTGGTCAGCCTGTGGAAAATCGCTATGAAGCTGGAGCGCCGTATCCAGTCCAATTACCGGTTTGTCATCGGCTTCAACGGCGGGCTGATCGGCCTGGGTGCGGCGGGGATCCTTCCGCCGGCTACCTCCGCTATGCTTCACAATCTTTCCACCTTGGGTGTGAGTCTGCGGAGCATGACCAATCTCTTGGATCACTCTTCGCAGCCTGGACATCCGCACAACCAATAA
- a CDS encoding helix-turn-helix domain-containing protein gives MFETMLEQIADQNSSPKTIHWVTSMTGVRVCDFACYPPLDSIPLILSTHHFEVLFCLQGNIRIEQTDGRSLDLQESEILLLFDLSQIQTIHWSDDFAQGVLVSIDTLKSYESLFQLCSLMGGLDFDPVQVEDVMRRHKGCAIISQNGWIDTVFHTAKQLSPDQRGRYCTFMTIELLYYLSHENDYFTYKSPFSYFDLHQVKTAQQVQDYILSHLDESLTIDRLSRMFHISSTLLKSCFRQLYGQPLHKYIQENRIRQAAKLLLSTNQPILQISAAVGYESASQFGALFKRYYQTTPSQYRKEAKKMSKSV, from the coding sequence GTGTTTGAAACAATGCTGGAACAGATAGCAGATCAGAATTCATCCCCTAAGACGATTCACTGGGTGACCTCTATGACAGGGGTACGGGTCTGTGATTTTGCCTGTTATCCTCCTTTGGATTCCATCCCATTGATCTTGTCCACTCATCATTTTGAGGTATTATTCTGTTTGCAGGGAAATATCCGCATTGAACAAACAGACGGCCGTAGTCTTGACCTGCAAGAAAGCGAAATTTTACTGCTTTTCGATCTCTCCCAGATTCAGACGATTCATTGGTCCGACGATTTTGCTCAAGGCGTCCTTGTATCGATAGACACTTTAAAATCTTACGAAAGCCTCTTTCAACTGTGTTCTCTTATGGGAGGCCTGGATTTCGATCCTGTCCAAGTGGAGGATGTTATGCGCCGCCATAAAGGTTGTGCCATCATCTCCCAGAACGGTTGGATCGACACGGTGTTTCATACTGCAAAGCAGCTTTCCCCCGACCAACGCGGCCGGTACTGCACCTTTATGACGATAGAGCTCCTGTACTATTTAAGCCACGAGAATGACTATTTTACATATAAATCCCCTTTTTCCTATTTCGATCTCCATCAGGTAAAAACCGCTCAGCAAGTACAGGACTATATTTTATCTCATTTGGATGAATCTTTAACCATCGATCGGTTGTCCCGGATGTTTCATATTTCATCCACATTGCTGAAATCGTGTTTCCGTCAACTGTACGGACAACCTCTTCACAAGTATATCCAAGAAAACCGCATCCGACAGGCAGCCAAACTTTTGCTCTCCACCAATCAGCCGATTTTACAAATCTCCGCCGCAGTGGGGTATGAAAGCGCAAGTCAGTTCGGCGCCTTATTCAAACGCTATTATCAGACCACTCCTTCCCAATACCGGAAAGAGGCAAAAAAAATGTCTAAATCCGTCTAA
- a CDS encoding DUF6110 family protein produces the protein MSLYKNLALFFGGVLFGSAGIKLLSSKDAKKAYTHATAAALRMKDSVMKTVTDVQENAADILASAKDINEQRAVQEAVVEDTSEETAQA, from the coding sequence ATGAGTTTGTATAAGAATCTGGCGCTGTTTTTTGGCGGCGTCCTGTTTGGTTCGGCGGGAATTAAACTGCTTTCCAGCAAGGATGCCAAAAAGGCGTATACACACGCCACTGCCGCTGCTCTTCGCATGAAGGATTCCGTGATGAAGACGGTGACAGACGTACAGGAAAACGCTGCTGACATCTTGGCTTCTGCTAAGGATATCAATGAGCAGCGCGCTGTACAGGAGGCTGTGGTGGAGGATACGTCCGAGGAAACTGCCCAGGCGTAA
- a CDS encoding cation transporter, which produces MSTVIIVVVLAALCIFTVYKYVKKLRYGGGCCGEHEPAEKKVKVEDRDKSHYPYTVTLTIDGMTCGNCARRVENALNRLDGVWATVDLGAAQAKLLLKKQPEEAVLRQAVRDAGYAVTAIRQGDGQH; this is translated from the coding sequence ATGAGTACTGTCATTATTGTTGTCGTTTTGGCTGCACTGTGTATTTTTACCGTTTATAAGTATGTCAAAAAGCTCCGTTACGGCGGAGGCTGCTGCGGGGAACACGAGCCTGCCGAAAAAAAGGTCAAGGTTGAGGATCGGGATAAAAGCCACTATCCTTACACCGTGACCCTCACCATCGACGGCATGACCTGCGGCAACTGCGCCAGACGGGTCGAGAACGCTTTAAACCGTCTGGACGGCGTATGGGCCACTGTGGACTTGGGCGCCGCTCAGGCCAAGCTGCTTCTTAAAAAACAGCCTGAGGAAGCCGTGCTTCGTCAGGCCGTCCGGGATGCAGGATATGCGGTAACGGCAATCCGTCAAGGGGACGGACAGCATTAA